A stretch of Channa argus isolate prfri chromosome 16, Channa argus male v1.0, whole genome shotgun sequence DNA encodes these proteins:
- the ddo gene encoding D-aspartate oxidase isoform X2 — MTDRELKRFPDHKFGQAFTTIKCECLSYLPWLQKRFRKAGGQVQQRKVNSLQELSDSYDIIVNCSGLGSKGLVGDTEVYPVRGQVLKVEAPWLQHFIRDGDGKTYIYPGMHSVTVGGTRQEGDWRLQGDEEDTKGILARCSRLEPSLSKAKVLSEWVGLRPCRRNPRVEWELVQLQGRRVPVIHNYGHGGWGVTLAWGTALDTVGLVRQCLQEMPLQAKL; from the exons ATGACTGACCGTGAACTGAAACGATTCCCAGACCACAAGTTTGGCCAGGCCTTTACTAccataaaatgtgaatgtttaaGTTACCTGCCATGGCTCCAGAAGAG GTTTAGAAAAGCTGGAGGCCAAGTGCAACAAAGGAAAGTCAACAGTCTTCAGGAATTAAGTGACAGCTACGATATAATCGTCAACTGTTCTGGTTTGGGATCCAAAGGTCTAGTGGGTGACACCGAAGTATACCCGGTCAGGGGTCAGGTCCTCAAGGTGGAGGCACCCTGGTTGCAGCACTTTATCAGAGATGGTGATGGGAAGACTTACATCTACCCGGGCATGCACAGTGTCACCGTAGGTGGCACCAGGCAGGAGGGGGATTGGCGGCTACAGGGGGATGAAGAAGACACGAAAGGCATCCTGGCACGGTGCAGCAGGCTGGAGCCGTCACTCAGCAAAGCCAAAGTTCTCAGCGAGTGGGTAGGCCTGAGGCCATGCAGGAGAAACCCAAGGGTGGAATGGGAGCTGGTGCAGCTGCAGGGCCGCAGGGTTCCTGTCATCCACAACTATGGCCACGGAGGCTGGGGAGTTACCCTGGCCTGGGGTACAGCCCTGGACACAGTGGGGCTAGTCAGACAGTGCCTTCAGGAAATGCCATTACAGGCTAAACTGTAA
- the sash1b gene encoding SAM and SH3 domain-containing protein 1 isoform X3, translating to MQVWRIEKHVEGNGGIGGKMKKITLDSRLPVHKSVSDDGSGGKLDGKRKSKSFWQSLRKSQKGVMHQISKGDDVGFVASEITMSDEERIQLMMMVKENMISIEEALARLKEFEVQNRQTVRTNPAEWTDPSSPSTKEPLSCNSCELSENEQLEPVTFRRLHKLVSSTRNAKKKLIRIDESKRPEGEENLNIDDPSCGDASTSLYSGVLKKRAVCPVESLASAVEEQLTYSRDSLSTSPSSSSLDTCSSLKIHQAFSMSSGRSIHQETNVTRELREAGECSGSSFSETEGCNVEEAKIARSVTDEQLRHRVLNPLSHHGRACSFGGFDLTNRSVHAGNTDGESTKKDESGGVKDAVKSPPTSLISLGKKVKSVRETMKKHISKRYHCSPSEHSSTDHIPSCPHSPQTDSDSLEKLKLKPGGSVESLRSSLSGQSSMSGQTVGTTDSSNSNRESVKSEDGEEDELPYRGPFCGRALVHTNFTPSPYDTDSLKLKSGDIIDVISKPPMGTWMGMLNGKVGTFKFIYVDVLNEEEVKPKQTRRRRKARQPKPTSVEDLLDRINLKEHLPTFLFNGYEDLDTFKLLEEEDLNELNIRDPQHRAVLLTAVELLQEYDGSSDPDKGSQSGSQEKLLLDEHGLMGDSPRDSGCYESSENLENGRDKLTSSMSRSSSGFESSHLHSPEYTALPLTQTSISPSKTLQSKPQCQPAILTSLRPSSFNLPSPAISHLTSGAIRRSRSCTELKGNPAPVPLRRHLSLTVLHKEQERKLINPKDWNLNTSIQIEGSSQHTIHPQKHCEVMFPSSQSSTASHDDVCSTSNKDTDNVCAPKRAETKTSTHFSLPPTVSAVCSSHPVNAASLPNSHHKPLLTETSCMYTGSGRIFSENKRGGPVSACAEARRLQMKRCKKTSIKPLKLDSLLEETLQLQAINLKKESPSGKVHVIASNVQ from the exons atgcAAGTCTGGAGGATAGAAAAACATGTTGAGGGCAATGGTGGGATAGGagggaaaatgaagaaaataactCTGGATAGCAG GCTACCTGTGCACAAATCTGTGTCTGATGATGGATCCGGAG GAAAATtggatggaaagagaaaaagcaagtCTTTCTGGCAGAGTTTACGAAAGTCACAGAAAGGTGTGATGCATCAGATTTCAAAAG GTGATGATGTTGGTTTTGTGGCCAGTGAAATTACCATGAGTGATGAAGAGCGTATCCaactgatgatgatggtgaaggAGAATATGATCTCTATAGAAGAAGCCCTGGCCCGG CTGAAGGAGTTTGAGGTGCAAAACAGACAAACGGTTAGAACAAATCCAGCAGAGTGGACCGATCCCTCCAGTCCCTCCACAAAGGAGCCGCTCAGCTGCAAT TCTTGTGAACTTTCAGAAAATGAACAACTGGAACCTGTGACATTCAGGAGACTCCACAAACTAGTCAGCTCGACCCGgaatgcaaagaagaagctgaTAAGAATTGACGAGTCTAAAAGGCCTGAAGGAGAAG AAAACCTAAACATAGATGACCCTTCTTGTGGAGATGCCAGCACCTCCTTATACTCAGGTGTGTTGAAGAAGCGTGCAGTTTGTCCTGTGGAGTCTCTGGCATCAGCTGTGGAGGAGCAGCTCACCTACAGCAGGGACAGCTTGAgcacctccccctcctccagCAGCCTGGACACCTGCAGTAGCCTGAAAATCCACCAGGCATTTAGCATGTCTAGTGGGAGATCTATTCATCAGGAGACAAATGTAACCAGGGAGTTAAGAGAAGCAGGTGAATGCAGTGGGTCTTCCTTTTCTGAAACGGAGGGCTGCAATGTTGAGGAAGCAAAAATCGCTCGCTCAGTGACAGATGAACAACTTCGTCATCGTGTCCTTAACCCTCTCAGCCACCATGGG AGAGCTTGTAGTTTTGGAGGATTTGACCTGACCAACCGCTCTGTGCATGCAGGCAACACTGACGGTGAAAGCACA aaaaaagatgaaagtgGTGGAGTAAAAGATGCTGTTAAGTCTCCACCGACATCACTCATTTCCCTGGGCAAAAAAGTAAAGTCTGTGAGAGAAACGATGAAAAAACACATATCCAAAAGATACCACTGCTCTCCATCTGAACAC tCAAGCACAGACCACATACCTAGCTGCCCTCACTCACCTCAGACAGACTCTGACTCTTTGGAGAAACTTAAACTGAAGCCAGGAGGGTCTGTGGAAAGCCTGAGGAGTTCCCTCAGTGGACAAAGTTCCATGA GTGGTCAGACAGTGGGCACCACTGACTCTTCTAACAGCAACAGAGAGAGTGTTAAGTCTGAGGACGGCGAAGAGGATGAGCTGCCTTACCGTGGACCCTTCTGTGGACGTGCTCTGGTTCATACCAACTTCACGCCCAGTCCCTACGACACTGATTCTCTCAAACTGAAG AGTGGAGACATCATCGATGTCATCAGTAAGCCACCAATGGGTACGTGGATGGGAATGCTCAACGGTAAAGTTGGCACCTTCAAGTTCATTTATGTAGATGTCCTGAATGAAGAGGAGGTCAAACCTAAACAGACGCGGAGGAGGAGAAAGGCTCGGCAACCCAAACCCACCTCTGTGGAGGACCTTCTCGATCGCATCAACCTCAAA GAGCATCTTCCCACCTTCCTTTTTAATGGCTATGAGGATCTGGACACATTTAAGttgctggaggaggaggacctGAATGAGCTGAACATCAGAGACCCCCAGCACAGAGCTGTGCTGCTCACTGCTGTGGAGCTGCTTCAGGAGTATGATG GAAGCAGTGATCCAGATAAAGGCAGCCAGTCTGGTTCGCAGGAGAAACTGCTCCTGGACGAGCATGGCCTCATGGGAGACTCTCCTCGAGACTCTGGGTGCTACGAGAGCAGTGAGAACCTGGAGAATG GAAGGGATAAATTGACTTCATCTATGAGCAGGTCATCCTCTGGTTTCGAGTCAAGCCACCTCCATTCCCCAGAGTACACTGCCCTCCCCCTCACCCAGACTTCCATCAGTCCCAGTAAGACTTTGCAAAGTAAACCACAATGCCAACCCGCTATCTTAACATCCCTGAGACCTAGCAGCTTTAATCTTCCAAGCCCAGCAATCAGTCATCTAACCAGTGGAGCCATTCGTAGGAGCCGGAGTTGCACTGAACTTAAAGGAAACCCAGCACCTGTGCCACTGAGGCGCCACCTGTCCCTGACTGTCCTCCACAAAGAGCAGGAGAGAAAACTGATCAACCCCAAAGACTGGAATCTGAATACCAGCATCCAGATTGAGGGAAGCTCACAGCACACAATACATCCTCAAAAGCACTGTGAGGTCATGTTTCCATCATCCCAGTCTTCAACCGCATCACATGATGATGTGTGTAGCACTTCAAACAAAGACACGGACAATGTATGTGCCCCTAAACGAGCAGAAACAAAAACGAGCACACACTTCAGTCTGCCACCCACAGTGTCAGCTGTATGTTCCAGTCATCCAGTAAATGCAGCTTCTTTGCCAAACTCGCACCACAAGCCTTTATTGACAGAAACTTCCTGCATGTACACCGGCTCTGGCCGTATCTTTTCAGAGAATAAGAGGGGTGGCCCAGTTTCAGCCTGTGCTGAAGCACGCCGGCTACAAATGAAAAGATGTAAGAAGACGTCAATAAAACCATTAAAGCTAGATTCCCTGTTGGAAGAGACACTTCAATTGCAGGCTATTAATCTCAAAAAGGAGTCACCCTCTGGAAAGGTTCATGTAATTGCTTCAAATGTACAATGA
- the sash1b gene encoding SAM and SH3 domain-containing protein 1 isoform X2, whose amino-acid sequence MEELRKRKVVQHADMGKVDSATASVQLRSQIQESLGFSSTTSTPETERRLPVHKSVSDDGSGGKLDGKRKSKSFWQSLRKSQKGVMHQISKGDDVGFVASEITMSDEERIQLMMMVKENMISIEEALARLKEFEVQNRQTVRTNPAEWTDPSSPSTKEPLSCNSCELSENEQLEPVTFRRLHKLVSSTRNAKKKLIRIDESKRPEGEENLNIDDPSCGDASTSLYSGVLKKRAVCPVESLASAVEEQLTYSRDSLSTSPSSSSLDTCSSLKIHQAFSMSSGRSIHQETNVTRELREAGECSGSSFSETEGCNVEEAKIARSVTDEQLRHRVLNPLSHHGRACSFGGFDLTNRSVHAGNTDGESTKKDESGGVKDAVKSPPTSLISLGKKVKSVRETMKKHISKRYHCSPSEHSSTDHIPSCPHSPQTDSDSLEKLKLKPGGSVESLRSSLSGQSSMSGQTVGTTDSSNSNRESVKSEDGEEDELPYRGPFCGRALVHTNFTPSPYDTDSLKLKSGDIIDVISKPPMGTWMGMLNGKVGTFKFIYVDVLNEEEVKPKQTRRRRKARQPKPTSVEDLLDRINLKEHLPTFLFNGYEDLDTFKLLEEEDLNELNIRDPQHRAVLLTAVELLQEYDGSSDPDKGSQSGSQEKLLLDEHGLMGDSPRDSGCYESSENLENGRDKLTSSMSRSSSGFESSHLHSPEYTALPLTQTSISPSKTLQSKPQCQPAILTSLRPSSFNLPSPAISHLTSGAIRRSRSCTELKGNPAPVPLRRHLSLTVLHKEQERKLINPKDWNLNTSIQIEGSSQHTIHPQKHCEVMFPSSQSSTASHDDVCSTSNKDTDNVCAPKRAETKTSTHFSLPPTVSAVCSSHPVNAASLPNSHHKPLLTETSCMYTGSGRIFSENKRGGPVSACAEARRLQMKRCKKTSIKPLKLDSLLEETLQLQAINLKKESPSGKVHVIASNVQ is encoded by the exons GCTACCTGTGCACAAATCTGTGTCTGATGATGGATCCGGAG GAAAATtggatggaaagagaaaaagcaagtCTTTCTGGCAGAGTTTACGAAAGTCACAGAAAGGTGTGATGCATCAGATTTCAAAAG GTGATGATGTTGGTTTTGTGGCCAGTGAAATTACCATGAGTGATGAAGAGCGTATCCaactgatgatgatggtgaaggAGAATATGATCTCTATAGAAGAAGCCCTGGCCCGG CTGAAGGAGTTTGAGGTGCAAAACAGACAAACGGTTAGAACAAATCCAGCAGAGTGGACCGATCCCTCCAGTCCCTCCACAAAGGAGCCGCTCAGCTGCAAT TCTTGTGAACTTTCAGAAAATGAACAACTGGAACCTGTGACATTCAGGAGACTCCACAAACTAGTCAGCTCGACCCGgaatgcaaagaagaagctgaTAAGAATTGACGAGTCTAAAAGGCCTGAAGGAGAAG AAAACCTAAACATAGATGACCCTTCTTGTGGAGATGCCAGCACCTCCTTATACTCAGGTGTGTTGAAGAAGCGTGCAGTTTGTCCTGTGGAGTCTCTGGCATCAGCTGTGGAGGAGCAGCTCACCTACAGCAGGGACAGCTTGAgcacctccccctcctccagCAGCCTGGACACCTGCAGTAGCCTGAAAATCCACCAGGCATTTAGCATGTCTAGTGGGAGATCTATTCATCAGGAGACAAATGTAACCAGGGAGTTAAGAGAAGCAGGTGAATGCAGTGGGTCTTCCTTTTCTGAAACGGAGGGCTGCAATGTTGAGGAAGCAAAAATCGCTCGCTCAGTGACAGATGAACAACTTCGTCATCGTGTCCTTAACCCTCTCAGCCACCATGGG AGAGCTTGTAGTTTTGGAGGATTTGACCTGACCAACCGCTCTGTGCATGCAGGCAACACTGACGGTGAAAGCACA aaaaaagatgaaagtgGTGGAGTAAAAGATGCTGTTAAGTCTCCACCGACATCACTCATTTCCCTGGGCAAAAAAGTAAAGTCTGTGAGAGAAACGATGAAAAAACACATATCCAAAAGATACCACTGCTCTCCATCTGAACAC tCAAGCACAGACCACATACCTAGCTGCCCTCACTCACCTCAGACAGACTCTGACTCTTTGGAGAAACTTAAACTGAAGCCAGGAGGGTCTGTGGAAAGCCTGAGGAGTTCCCTCAGTGGACAAAGTTCCATGA GTGGTCAGACAGTGGGCACCACTGACTCTTCTAACAGCAACAGAGAGAGTGTTAAGTCTGAGGACGGCGAAGAGGATGAGCTGCCTTACCGTGGACCCTTCTGTGGACGTGCTCTGGTTCATACCAACTTCACGCCCAGTCCCTACGACACTGATTCTCTCAAACTGAAG AGTGGAGACATCATCGATGTCATCAGTAAGCCACCAATGGGTACGTGGATGGGAATGCTCAACGGTAAAGTTGGCACCTTCAAGTTCATTTATGTAGATGTCCTGAATGAAGAGGAGGTCAAACCTAAACAGACGCGGAGGAGGAGAAAGGCTCGGCAACCCAAACCCACCTCTGTGGAGGACCTTCTCGATCGCATCAACCTCAAA GAGCATCTTCCCACCTTCCTTTTTAATGGCTATGAGGATCTGGACACATTTAAGttgctggaggaggaggacctGAATGAGCTGAACATCAGAGACCCCCAGCACAGAGCTGTGCTGCTCACTGCTGTGGAGCTGCTTCAGGAGTATGATG GAAGCAGTGATCCAGATAAAGGCAGCCAGTCTGGTTCGCAGGAGAAACTGCTCCTGGACGAGCATGGCCTCATGGGAGACTCTCCTCGAGACTCTGGGTGCTACGAGAGCAGTGAGAACCTGGAGAATG GAAGGGATAAATTGACTTCATCTATGAGCAGGTCATCCTCTGGTTTCGAGTCAAGCCACCTCCATTCCCCAGAGTACACTGCCCTCCCCCTCACCCAGACTTCCATCAGTCCCAGTAAGACTTTGCAAAGTAAACCACAATGCCAACCCGCTATCTTAACATCCCTGAGACCTAGCAGCTTTAATCTTCCAAGCCCAGCAATCAGTCATCTAACCAGTGGAGCCATTCGTAGGAGCCGGAGTTGCACTGAACTTAAAGGAAACCCAGCACCTGTGCCACTGAGGCGCCACCTGTCCCTGACTGTCCTCCACAAAGAGCAGGAGAGAAAACTGATCAACCCCAAAGACTGGAATCTGAATACCAGCATCCAGATTGAGGGAAGCTCACAGCACACAATACATCCTCAAAAGCACTGTGAGGTCATGTTTCCATCATCCCAGTCTTCAACCGCATCACATGATGATGTGTGTAGCACTTCAAACAAAGACACGGACAATGTATGTGCCCCTAAACGAGCAGAAACAAAAACGAGCACACACTTCAGTCTGCCACCCACAGTGTCAGCTGTATGTTCCAGTCATCCAGTAAATGCAGCTTCTTTGCCAAACTCGCACCACAAGCCTTTATTGACAGAAACTTCCTGCATGTACACCGGCTCTGGCCGTATCTTTTCAGAGAATAAGAGGGGTGGCCCAGTTTCAGCCTGTGCTGAAGCACGCCGGCTACAAATGAAAAGATGTAAGAAGACGTCAATAAAACCATTAAAGCTAGATTCCCTGTTGGAAGAGACACTTCAATTGCAGGCTATTAATCTCAAAAAGGAGTCACCCTCTGGAAAGGTTCATGTAATTGCTTCAAATGTACAATGA
- the ddo gene encoding D-aspartate oxidase isoform X1, whose protein sequence is MKSVKVVVVGAGVVGFSTAVCIAEAFPCCFVTLLAEKFSPDTTSDGAAGILFAAEFPDIPLVRQRRWFKDSFDHLLAIAQSQYSPEAGVMLSSGWQIFKKIPDDWKPFWSEFVIGFRLMTDRELKRFPDHKFGQAFTTIKCECLSYLPWLQKRFRKAGGQVQQRKVNSLQELSDSYDIIVNCSGLGSKGLVGDTEVYPVRGQVLKVEAPWLQHFIRDGDGKTYIYPGMHSVTVGGTRQEGDWRLQGDEEDTKGILARCSRLEPSLSKAKVLSEWVGLRPCRRNPRVEWELVQLQGRRVPVIHNYGHGGWGVTLAWGTALDTVGLVRQCLQEMPLQAKL, encoded by the exons ATGAAAAGTGTCAAGGTTGTAGTGGTAGGAGCTGGTGTGGTCGGCTTCTCCACTGCTGTCTGCATCGCGGAGGCTTTTCCTTGCTGCTTCGTCACTCTGCTGGCTGAGAAGTTCAGCCCAGACACCACCAGTGATGGAGCTGCTGGGATCCTATTTGCTGCAGAGTTTCCAG ATATTCCTTTAGTAAGACAAAGGCGCTGGTTCAAAGACAGCTTTGATCACCTGTTGGCCATTGCTCAGTCACAATACTCACCTGAAGCTGGAGTAATGCTAAGCTCTGG CTGGCAAATTTTCAAGAAGATTCCAGATGATTGGAAGCCGTTTTGGTCAGAGTTTGTGATCGGCTTTCGACTCATGACTGACCGTGAACTGAAACGATTCCCAGACCACAAGTTTGGCCAGGCCTTTACTAccataaaatgtgaatgtttaaGTTACCTGCCATGGCTCCAGAAGAG GTTTAGAAAAGCTGGAGGCCAAGTGCAACAAAGGAAAGTCAACAGTCTTCAGGAATTAAGTGACAGCTACGATATAATCGTCAACTGTTCTGGTTTGGGATCCAAAGGTCTAGTGGGTGACACCGAAGTATACCCGGTCAGGGGTCAGGTCCTCAAGGTGGAGGCACCCTGGTTGCAGCACTTTATCAGAGATGGTGATGGGAAGACTTACATCTACCCGGGCATGCACAGTGTCACCGTAGGTGGCACCAGGCAGGAGGGGGATTGGCGGCTACAGGGGGATGAAGAAGACACGAAAGGCATCCTGGCACGGTGCAGCAGGCTGGAGCCGTCACTCAGCAAAGCCAAAGTTCTCAGCGAGTGGGTAGGCCTGAGGCCATGCAGGAGAAACCCAAGGGTGGAATGGGAGCTGGTGCAGCTGCAGGGCCGCAGGGTTCCTGTCATCCACAACTATGGCCACGGAGGCTGGGGAGTTACCCTGGCCTGGGGTACAGCCCTGGACACAGTGGGGCTAGTCAGACAGTGCCTTCAGGAAATGCCATTACAGGCTAAACTGTAA